Proteins encoded in a region of the Veillonella parvula genome:
- a CDS encoding efflux RND transporter periplasmic adaptor subunit: MQINRFCSVIAILGVMIMTLAIAGCGTKTVSVAEVTYKDMPLQIHNDANVTALNKATITPTLTGQVVYAVKVGDQVQQGQTVATVDTSALQQQLASLQGQLAQAQSQSYATAVTTTTAASIDSTQLEQAQRMREAGIITQKEYDRILERSQPQTTTVTTGGGGGVNTVAIEAQIAQVSAQMAASTIVAPIAGTVTSIYNEDRQMAITDRPFMMIQQSTPMVASLSIPRDAAMKLGTSEAKNGMKVLLKVGDQEIPGELTYVDITQPENVPSVLVKATFNNEKGLIKAGEFYTLVIESNVKAKMLTVPTKAVRENQDGKYIYVLTENNTVDVRVVEVGITEGDDVAIISGLNEGDKVITTDGTFELGESVKL, translated from the coding sequence ATGCAAATAAATCGTTTCTGCTCTGTAATTGCTATCCTTGGTGTTATGATTATGACACTCGCTATTGCGGGATGTGGTACGAAAACCGTATCCGTCGCAGAGGTAACGTACAAGGATATGCCGTTGCAGATTCATAATGATGCCAATGTAACGGCCCTTAATAAGGCGACGATAACGCCGACCTTGACGGGGCAGGTCGTGTATGCTGTGAAAGTAGGCGACCAAGTACAGCAAGGTCAAACTGTGGCAACTGTAGATACATCGGCTTTACAACAACAGCTAGCATCCTTGCAAGGACAATTAGCACAAGCCCAATCACAATCATATGCCACAGCTGTGACGACTACGACTGCAGCATCTATAGATAGTACTCAATTGGAACAGGCTCAACGCATGCGCGAAGCAGGCATAATCACACAAAAAGAATATGATCGTATTTTGGAACGATCTCAACCACAAACTACAACAGTCACAACTGGTGGTGGGGGAGGCGTCAATACGGTGGCTATCGAGGCACAAATTGCTCAAGTATCTGCACAGATGGCAGCTTCTACAATCGTGGCCCCTATAGCAGGTACGGTGACATCTATTTATAACGAAGATCGTCAAATGGCGATTACGGATCGTCCATTTATGATGATTCAGCAATCCACGCCGATGGTAGCATCCCTCAGCATTCCCCGTGATGCGGCTATGAAGTTAGGTACATCTGAAGCCAAGAATGGTATGAAGGTACTTCTCAAGGTGGGGGACCAAGAAATACCGGGGGAATTGACTTACGTAGATATTACTCAGCCTGAAAATGTGCCAAGTGTTCTCGTAAAAGCTACTTTCAACAATGAGAAAGGCCTAATCAAGGCTGGTGAATTCTATACACTCGTTATTGAATCTAATGTGAAAGCCAAGATGCTGACCGTTCCAACTAAGGCGGTTCGTGAAAACCAAGATGGCAAGTACATATATGTGTTAACTGAAAATAATACCGTTGACGTACGTGTTGTTGAGGTAGGCATCACTGAAGGCGATGACGTAGCCATTATTTCTGGCTTAAACGAAGGTGATAAGGTTATCACTACAGATGGTACCTTTGAATTAGGGGAATCTGTAAAATTATAA
- a CDS encoding aldo/keto reductase has product MEERMDFRILNNGSFIPSIGYGTYKTGTEGETEQAVANALGVGYRLLDTAAYYGNEEAVAKGIKASGIKRTDIIITTKIWHTDAGYDNTMRAVESSLKKLDTNYIDIMLVHQPLGDYYGSWRAMEELYDQNVLRGLGLSNFYEDRLIDLLYHCNVKPVVNQIECHPFNQRQSLLQLMRKHQVVGMAWSPFTRDRQPIFDHPIIKSLAEKYGVSKHQIILRWHIQRGIIPLPKANNVSHMEANFDVFDFKLTNIDMDVMELLDQRSFLENHHTAPGLERLLQLK; this is encoded by the coding sequence ATGGAAGAACGGATGGACTTTAGAATTTTAAACAATGGTAGCTTCATTCCCTCCATCGGTTATGGTACCTATAAAACAGGTACCGAAGGAGAGACTGAACAAGCCGTTGCCAATGCACTTGGCGTAGGCTATCGTTTACTCGATACGGCCGCCTATTATGGCAATGAAGAAGCCGTGGCTAAAGGGATCAAAGCATCTGGTATTAAACGAACAGATATAATCATCACTACTAAAATCTGGCACACTGATGCAGGCTACGATAATACGATGCGTGCTGTTGAAAGTTCCTTAAAGAAATTAGATACCAACTATATTGATATCATGCTAGTACATCAACCACTAGGTGATTACTACGGTTCTTGGCGCGCCATGGAAGAATTATACGATCAAAATGTACTCCGTGGGTTAGGTCTATCTAATTTTTACGAAGACCGTCTCATTGACTTGCTGTACCACTGCAATGTAAAGCCGGTGGTCAACCAAATCGAATGCCACCCGTTCAACCAACGTCAATCACTCTTACAATTGATGAGAAAGCATCAAGTTGTAGGCATGGCATGGTCTCCATTTACCCGTGACCGCCAACCGATTTTTGACCATCCAATCATCAAAAGCTTGGCAGAAAAATACGGTGTTTCAAAACATCAAATCATCTTGCGTTGGCACATCCAACGAGGCATCATTCCATTGCCAAAGGCCAATAACGTGAGCCATATGGAAGCAAACTTCGATGTATTCGATTTCAAACTCACCAACATCGACATGGATGTTATGGAACTATTAGACCAACGATCCTTCTTGGAAAATCATCATACTGCGCCTGGTCTTGAAAGGCTATTACAACTCAAATAA
- a CDS encoding branched-chain amino acid transporter permease: MTSTEMVITVAIVVAGTLLTRFGAFLVFPPGKKAPDFVLFLGKALPAAVMGMLVVYTFKETVVLAYPYGIPELIALVVTVGLHLWKRNMLISIAAGTVIYMILVQAIFNVTK; this comes from the coding sequence TTGACTAGTACAGAAATGGTCATTACTGTTGCCATTGTTGTAGCCGGTACATTACTTACCCGATTTGGAGCCTTCCTCGTATTTCCTCCAGGAAAAAAAGCACCAGATTTTGTACTATTTTTAGGTAAGGCATTACCAGCCGCTGTTATGGGCATGCTCGTTGTATATACCTTTAAAGAGACTGTCGTGTTAGCATATCCGTACGGTATTCCGGAGCTCATAGCCTTGGTTGTTACGGTAGGTTTACATTTATGGAAACGTAACATGCTCATATCGATTGCTGCTGGTACAGTAATTTATATGATTCTTGTACAAGCTATATTTAATGTGACAAAATAA
- a CDS encoding AzlC family ABC transporter permease, with amino-acid sequence MAPMGISLFVIGLGFGLYATSQGLPWWTAPVLASTIFAGSMEFVTIGMLVAGFDPINAFVLTMFVNGRHFFYGLSALQRYIHMGWKWFPTIAWMCDESFAINMGTKLPDDVDEKWFYFHVSWLNYIFWVFSTFVGGLFGDLLADVDLRGIDFVLPGLFIAVFLEMLLNAKNNKIRAFGVAGVLMALIMLVLVGKSLFMLLSMTCMLFVCYVAYKWGGVHLD; translated from the coding sequence ATGGCTCCTATGGGCATAAGCTTATTTGTTATTGGTTTAGGCTTTGGTTTATATGCTACGAGCCAAGGGCTGCCTTGGTGGACGGCGCCTGTTTTGGCGTCTACTATTTTTGCGGGATCCATGGAGTTTGTGACGATTGGCATGTTGGTGGCTGGATTTGATCCTATTAATGCGTTTGTACTGACCATGTTTGTTAATGGTCGTCACTTCTTCTACGGTTTGTCTGCGCTCCAACGTTATATTCATATGGGGTGGAAATGGTTCCCCACTATTGCTTGGATGTGTGATGAAAGTTTTGCCATCAACATGGGAACGAAGCTGCCAGATGATGTAGATGAAAAGTGGTTTTACTTCCACGTGTCTTGGCTTAACTATATATTTTGGGTATTTAGCACCTTTGTAGGTGGTCTATTTGGTGATTTATTGGCTGACGTAGATTTACGGGGCATCGATTTCGTATTGCCAGGGCTATTTATTGCGGTATTCCTTGAAATGCTACTCAATGCGAAGAATAATAAGATTAGAGCCTTTGGCGTAGCTGGGGTACTAATGGCATTAATCATGCTTGTATTGGTTGGTAAATCACTCTTTATGCTGCTGTCTATGACATGTATGCTTTTCGTCTGTTATGTAGCGTACAAGTGGGGAGGTGTACATCTTGACTAG
- a CDS encoding iron-containing alcohol dehydrogenase: protein MYNFDFYNPTHIVFGKDRLDELDTLVPKDAKVLITYGGGSAVHSGLIDRIVKALGNRKVEQFGGIEPNPSLETCERAVAFIKEHGVDFVLAVGGGSVVDATKLIVMGATYDGPVIDVMKAGVPEVPVEMVPNPLPFGTVMTLPATGSEMNNGAVITYGNGKFPVFSSLVFPKFSMLDPTLTFTLPEKQVKNGVIDTFVHTTEQYLTYPVEGRIQDRFSEGILKTMIEIGHITVEEPENYDIRANHVWASTLALNGLIGAGVPQDWATHLIGHELTAAYHLDHGITLAIVLPALLEVKKADKLEKLAQYATRVWHITEGTKEEKADKAIAKTREFFESLGVATHLKDYGIGVEAVDTVVKQLKDHGMTQLGEKGDITPEVAREILTRAL from the coding sequence ATGTATAATTTTGATTTTTATAACCCTACACATATCGTATTTGGTAAAGACCGTTTAGATGAATTAGATACATTGGTACCAAAGGATGCAAAGGTGCTCATTACTTATGGTGGTGGCTCCGCTGTGCACAGTGGTCTTATTGATCGCATTGTGAAAGCTCTTGGTAACCGCAAGGTTGAACAATTCGGTGGTATTGAACCTAATCCATCTTTAGAAACCTGTGAACGTGCGGTAGCTTTCATCAAAGAACATGGTGTAGATTTCGTGCTTGCTGTAGGTGGTGGTTCCGTTGTGGATGCTACGAAACTCATCGTTATGGGCGCTACCTATGATGGACCTGTTATTGATGTTATGAAGGCTGGAGTGCCAGAGGTGCCCGTTGAAATGGTGCCAAATCCATTACCGTTTGGTACAGTTATGACATTACCTGCAACGGGCTCCGAAATGAACAATGGTGCTGTTATTACGTATGGAAATGGTAAATTTCCTGTATTTAGCAGCTTAGTATTCCCTAAGTTCTCCATGCTAGATCCAACATTGACGTTTACGTTGCCTGAAAAACAGGTTAAGAATGGCGTTATTGATACCTTTGTACATACTACAGAGCAATATTTAACATATCCGGTAGAAGGACGCATTCAAGATCGTTTCAGTGAAGGCATCTTGAAAACTATGATTGAGATTGGCCATATAACTGTAGAGGAGCCTGAAAACTATGATATTCGTGCTAATCACGTATGGGCATCCACATTAGCTTTAAATGGTTTGATTGGCGCTGGCGTGCCACAAGATTGGGCCACACATCTTATTGGTCATGAATTGACTGCTGCGTACCATCTTGATCACGGTATAACATTAGCTATCGTATTGCCTGCATTATTGGAAGTGAAAAAGGCTGATAAGCTTGAAAAATTGGCACAATACGCTACACGTGTATGGCATATCACAGAAGGTACAAAAGAAGAAAAAGCGGATAAGGCTATCGCAAAAACTCGTGAATTCTTCGAATCCCTTGGCGTAGCTACTCATTTGAAAGACTATGGTATTGGTGTAGAAGCTGTGGATACAGTTGTGAAGCAATTAAAAGACCATGGCATGACACAACTTGGTGAAAAAGGTGACATAACACCAGAAGTGGCTCGCGAAATTTTAACACGTGCTTTATAA
- a CDS encoding MetQ/NlpA family ABC transporter substrate-binding protein: MKLKTLLAPLLIGALAFAIAGCGSTSNQSTQTQKEIKIGATSGPHAQVAEAVAKEAKKQGIDLKVVEFSDYVTPDKALADGDIQLNAYQHVPFMENFNKQNGSNLVAIGKTILVRMGLYSNSVHSVQDVPEGATVSIPNDPTNGGRALALLAKAGLITLKDGVGFKATVADITSNPKNIKIQELEAAQLPRSLDDVTIAVIPMNYVQSAGLSVEKQGFFFESKDEPLTVIVLAVRSEDKDNETYKKIADIYKSDAIKQYIDETFKGTITTAN, translated from the coding sequence ATGAAATTAAAAACATTGTTAGCACCATTACTTATCGGTGCTCTTGCATTTGCTATCGCTGGTTGTGGTAGTACATCAAATCAATCAACACAAACACAAAAAGAAATCAAAATAGGTGCTACATCTGGTCCTCATGCACAAGTAGCTGAAGCTGTAGCAAAAGAAGCTAAAAAACAAGGAATCGATCTTAAAGTAGTTGAATTCTCAGACTATGTAACACCTGATAAAGCCCTTGCAGATGGCGATATTCAACTGAATGCTTATCAACATGTACCATTTATGGAAAACTTTAACAAACAAAATGGTTCCAACTTAGTAGCAATCGGTAAAACAATTTTGGTGCGTATGGGCTTATATAGTAATAGTGTACACAGCGTACAAGATGTACCTGAAGGCGCTACTGTTTCTATCCCAAATGACCCTACTAATGGTGGTCGTGCATTAGCATTATTAGCTAAAGCTGGATTAATTACGTTAAAAGATGGTGTCGGCTTCAAAGCAACAGTTGCAGATATCACATCTAACCCGAAGAATATAAAGATTCAAGAACTAGAAGCAGCTCAATTACCTCGTAGTCTAGATGATGTAACAATTGCAGTTATTCCAATGAACTATGTGCAAAGTGCTGGTCTTAGTGTAGAAAAACAAGGTTTCTTCTTCGAATCTAAAGATGAACCACTAACAGTTATCGTACTTGCAGTTCGTAGTGAAGACAAAGACAACGAAACATACAAAAAAATTGCAGATATTTACAAATCTGATGCTATTAAACAATACATCGACGAAACATTCAAAGGCACTATTACAACTGCCAATTAA
- a CDS encoding nitroreductase family protein, producing MLFTVNTEVCTRCGLCVADCPTGLLVMSDAGPVTGRGGCISCGHCISVCPTLALDSDMTPRKEQIDITKEPKLTPEQAELFMRSRRSIRNYQNKPVPVELIRKVLNVARMAPTATNTQGISYIVIRDKQTLRRIADLVLEWMHLAAKTVPIMRLYARAAQAEVDKGKEYILRDAPALVVAIGSKKDIHRTHDSGHSCLSYAELYAPTLGLGTCWAGFFEHAGEAEYQPLLDELGVPDDKIVAGGILMGYPKVRYRNIVERQPLDVTFDTEE from the coding sequence ATGTTATTTACCGTCAATACAGAAGTCTGTACACGATGCGGCCTTTGCGTTGCTGACTGTCCGACAGGATTGCTGGTGATGTCCGATGCTGGACCTGTAACTGGCAGGGGAGGTTGTATCTCCTGTGGGCATTGTATTTCCGTATGCCCAACGCTTGCTCTTGATAGCGATATGACACCGCGTAAAGAGCAAATCGATATTACAAAGGAACCTAAGTTAACGCCTGAGCAAGCTGAACTATTTATGCGTAGTCGTCGCTCTATTCGTAACTATCAAAATAAACCAGTCCCTGTAGAGCTCATTCGCAAAGTGCTAAACGTTGCAAGAATGGCGCCAACAGCAACTAACACACAAGGTATTTCGTATATAGTAATCCGAGATAAACAAACGTTACGCCGTATTGCTGATCTCGTTCTAGAGTGGATGCATTTAGCTGCAAAAACAGTGCCAATTATGCGCCTTTATGCTCGTGCGGCTCAAGCAGAAGTAGATAAAGGCAAGGAGTATATCTTGCGCGATGCGCCGGCTCTCGTCGTGGCAATTGGCTCTAAAAAAGATATTCATCGTACCCATGATAGTGGTCACTCTTGCTTGTCTTATGCTGAGCTATATGCGCCGACTTTAGGCCTTGGTACTTGTTGGGCAGGCTTTTTTGAACATGCTGGAGAAGCTGAATACCAACCATTATTAGATGAATTAGGTGTACCTGATGATAAAATTGTAGCTGGTGGCATTCTTATGGGATATCCTAAAGTACGATATCGCAATATTGTAGAGCGTCAACCATTAGATGTTACATTTGATACAGAAGAGTAA
- a CDS encoding nitrite/sulfite reductase — MITQELKDRLIADYPKFEDMTHKFYKKELSIADYKGQSGAYGSYAERGANTGMSRWRFNGGRMTREHMQFLADSIRKYNLQHVHFTTGQCLQMHGLDGDTILKLYKECYDHGIYNRGAGGDNPNVVASILRGIDPRETLDITPYATAISEFLMEQMFYIKIPRKFKMGIDNGFDSTPHSTFKDLGFNLTKHNTFDVYACGGIGPNPRIGIPVAHDVAPEDVLYHVKAMLMVFANHGNFKNRGKARTRYMPAEMGGAEAFIKIYEETLAMVKEVEHLSINPADYAYEITKTGKRDDSVENYRIHRQKQDGLYYVEYHPAGGDANVEHLLAALDYAVTLDQVEARIAPDQALFFINLTADEARKIAELTDDSAKNDFRRSVSCVGSTICQIGMQDSNGLLKDIFAHLEEKGVDTRKLPRLHISGCPHSCGTHQIGEIGFHGAVKLVDKKPMVAFILVDGGSEHMGSENFGKMAGNIVATKIPEFLESLANILNQSPEPDFGTWRMTHKAQYMELIKAFE; from the coding sequence ATGATTACACAAGAGTTGAAAGATCGATTAATTGCAGATTATCCAAAGTTTGAGGATATGACACATAAGTTCTATAAGAAAGAACTATCTATTGCAGATTATAAAGGACAGTCTGGTGCCTATGGTAGTTACGCTGAGCGCGGTGCAAATACTGGTATGAGCCGTTGGCGTTTCAATGGTGGCCGCATGACGCGCGAGCACATGCAGTTTTTAGCGGACTCCATTCGTAAATATAACCTACAACACGTACATTTCACTACCGGCCAATGCTTACAAATGCACGGCCTCGATGGTGATACAATATTAAAGCTCTATAAGGAATGTTATGATCACGGTATTTACAACCGTGGTGCTGGTGGTGATAATCCCAATGTGGTGGCTAGTATTTTACGCGGCATTGATCCTCGTGAAACTCTAGATATTACGCCGTATGCAACAGCAATTAGCGAATTTCTTATGGAGCAAATGTTCTATATCAAGATTCCTCGCAAATTTAAAATGGGCATAGATAATGGTTTTGATAGTACCCCACATTCTACGTTCAAGGACCTAGGTTTTAATTTAACAAAACACAATACTTTTGATGTGTATGCTTGTGGCGGTATTGGTCCTAATCCTCGTATTGGTATTCCGGTGGCACATGATGTAGCGCCTGAGGATGTTTTGTACCATGTGAAAGCTATGCTTATGGTCTTTGCTAACCATGGTAACTTCAAAAACCGCGGTAAGGCTCGTACTCGTTACATGCCTGCTGAAATGGGTGGGGCGGAAGCTTTCATCAAGATCTATGAAGAAACCCTAGCTATGGTAAAAGAAGTAGAACACCTAAGTATTAATCCGGCTGATTACGCTTATGAAATTACAAAAACTGGTAAGCGTGATGATTCTGTGGAAAATTATCGTATTCACCGTCAAAAACAAGACGGGTTATACTATGTAGAATATCATCCGGCAGGTGGCGATGCGAACGTTGAACACTTGCTGGCGGCCCTTGACTATGCGGTGACACTTGATCAAGTAGAAGCACGTATTGCGCCAGACCAAGCATTGTTCTTCATCAATCTCACCGCTGATGAAGCACGCAAAATTGCGGAATTAACTGATGACAGTGCTAAAAATGATTTCCGCCGTTCCGTATCTTGCGTTGGTTCTACTATATGTCAGATTGGAATGCAAGACTCTAACGGTCTTTTGAAAGATATCTTCGCACACCTTGAAGAAAAGGGCGTAGATACAAGAAAACTACCTCGTTTACATATATCTGGTTGCCCACACTCCTGTGGTACACACCAAATCGGCGAAATTGGCTTCCATGGTGCTGTAAAATTAGTAGATAAGAAACCTATGGTAGCATTTATTCTTGTAGACGGTGGCTCAGAACACATGGGCTCTGAAAACTTCGGTAAAATGGCCGGCAATATTGTAGCTACAAAAATTCCAGAATTTTTGGAATCTTTAGCAAATATTCTAAACCAATCCCCAGAACCAGACTTTGGGACATGGAGAATGACACACAAAGCGCAATACATGGAACTTATAAAAGCATTTGAGTAA